The genomic stretch CTCATCCGGTGTAACCAGTGACTGCTCGCCCGTAGTCATATTCTTCAAAGTCAGTTTCCCTTCGTTCATTTCATTTTCACCAACAATGGCAACAAAAGGAATCTGCTTGTCATTGGCATATCCCATCTGCTTCTTCATTTTAGCAGCATCCGGATAAATTTCGGCACGTACCCCTGTTTCACGGACTTTTGCCAGGATAGGCAGACAATAAGCAGCTTCTTTATCACCGAAGTTTACAAACAACAGTTCAGTTCCGTTCACCGCTTCTTTCGGGTACAAATCCAACTGATTCAACACATCAAAAATACGGTCGGCTCCGAAAGAGATACCTACACCAGACATACCGTCCATACCAAAGACACCGGTCAGGTTATCATAACGGCCACCACCGCTGATACTGCCAATCTGTACATCCAAGGCTTTCACTTCAAAAATAGCGCCAGTATAATAATTCAAGCCACGAGCCAAAGTCAAATCCAGTTCCACTTCACTCTTCACACCCAGTGTAGATACGGTTTTTAATATGAATTCACTTTCTTCTACTCCCTTCATTCCCGTTTCACTGGCTGCAAGGACTGTTTTCAAAGTTTCCAATTTCTCTTCATTGCTTCCACTCAATAAAATAATCGGCTGCAATTTATCAATAGCCTCTTGAGGAATCCCTTTAGAAGCCAATTCCGCATTTACATTTTCCAAGCCTATCTTGTCCAGCTTATCAATAGCTACGGTGATATCCACAATTTTATCGGCCTCACCTATGATCTCGGCAATACCGGTCAATATCTTACGGTTATTGATTTTAATTGAAACGCGTACTCCGAATTTGCCAAATACCCGGTCTATCATCTGTACCAGCTCCACTTCATTCAATAAAGAATTACTGCCTACCACATCGGCATCACACTGATAGAATTCACGATAACGGCCCTTCTGAGGACGGTCCGCACGCCAAACCGGCTGAATTTGATAACGCTTGAAAGGGAAACTGATTTCGTCACGGTGCATGACCACGTAACGGGCGAACGGTACAGTGAGGTCATAGCGCAATCCCTTTTCACAGAATTTGCTCGCTAACTTTACCGCATTGCGGCTCAGCAATTCCTCATCGGTAATGCCGTTGAAATAATCACCTGAGTTCTGTATCTTAAACAATAACTTATCCCCTTCATCACCGTATTTTCCCATCAAGGTAGACAAATTCTCCATAGAAGGAGTTTCAATCTGCTGATAGCCGAAAAGATGAAATACATCACGAATCGTATTGAATATATAATTACGTTTCGCCATTTCCACCGGCGAAAAATCTCTCGTTCCTTTAGGTATACCTGGTTTTGCTGCCATAATGATTCTATTTAATTTATTTTGAGCCACAAAATTACACTAAATATTTCATTCGTAAAAAGAATACTTCTTAATATTGCTCATTGTCAGTCATATTAAGAAGTTAAACAGCCGGTGCTTTGGGTGCATATCTCAGTATAGGCCGTTTCCCAATATAAACTCATTGTTTTATAATTTCATAGGCAGTAGAATGAACCCCTCTATTCTCTATTCTTCCTTCCAGTACATCCAAAGCGAACTCAATCCCTCGGACAGCCATTTGTGAACTGAAAATGTCAGCTGTAGCAACCAGTTTTCCTGTAGAAAGAAATTCTTTCA from Phocaeicola dorei encodes the following:
- the hisS gene encoding histidine--tRNA ligase — protein: MAAKPGIPKGTRDFSPVEMAKRNYIFNTIRDVFHLFGYQQIETPSMENLSTLMGKYGDEGDKLLFKIQNSGDYFNGITDEELLSRNAVKLASKFCEKGLRYDLTVPFARYVVMHRDEISFPFKRYQIQPVWRADRPQKGRYREFYQCDADVVGSNSLLNEVELVQMIDRVFGKFGVRVSIKINNRKILTGIAEIIGEADKIVDITVAIDKLDKIGLENVNAELASKGIPQEAIDKLQPIILLSGSNEEKLETLKTVLAASETGMKGVEESEFILKTVSTLGVKSEVELDLTLARGLNYYTGAIFEVKALDVQIGSISGGGRYDNLTGVFGMDGMSGVGISFGADRIFDVLNQLDLYPKEAVNGTELLFVNFGDKEAAYCLPILAKVRETGVRAEIYPDAAKMKKQMGYANDKQIPFVAIVGENEMNEGKLTLKNMTTGEQSLVTPDELLAVVKA